A region of Pyxidicoccus parkwaysis DNA encodes the following proteins:
- the dtd gene encoding D-aminoacyl-tRNA deacylase yields the protein MRAVVQRVLEASVTVEGQRVSEIGPGLLVLLGVGKGDTEADVTWMVDKLTTLRIFEDAAGKMNLSLEDTSKQLIVVSQFTLYGNAQKGRRPSFIDAMEPTVAKALYERACELLRQRGLTVGTGIFAADMKVALVNDGPVTILLESPGPAAPKPA from the coding sequence ATGCGAGCCGTGGTGCAGCGGGTGCTGGAGGCGTCCGTGACGGTGGAGGGCCAGCGCGTCAGTGAAATCGGCCCGGGCCTGCTCGTGCTCCTGGGCGTGGGCAAGGGCGACACCGAGGCGGACGTGACATGGATGGTGGACAAGCTCACCACCCTGCGCATCTTCGAGGACGCCGCCGGGAAGATGAACCTCTCGCTGGAGGACACCTCCAAGCAGCTCATCGTCGTCAGCCAGTTCACCCTCTATGGCAACGCACAGAAGGGCCGCCGCCCCAGCTTCATCGACGCCATGGAACCCACGGTGGCGAAGGCCCTCTATGAGCGCGCCTGTGAGCTGCTCCGCCAGCGCGGCCTCACCGTGGGCACCGGCATCTTCGCGGCCGACATGAAGGTGGCGCTCGTCAACGACGGCCCCGTCACCATCCTCCTGGAGAGCCCGGGCCCCGCCGCGCCGAAGCCCGCTTAA
- a CDS encoding ABC transporter permease, translated as MSRFRLSSWGGRFGLAVAMLWLLTALLAPVLAPYAPDRIDLSSELAPPGAAHLLGAGENGIDVLTHVLYGARVSLLVSVFAVALSGLIGVTLGGIAGYAGGWVDEVLMRIVDVLLAFPGILLALFITSVLGPGLSNVIFALSFTGWTGYARLARGQVLTLREREYVQAARALGSGPGRILVHHLLPNAAGPLLVQATFALPGAILAEASLSFLGLGVPPGTPSWGALVDQGTQYLLVAPHVALFPGAALALTVLGFNLLGDALRDALDPRHTER; from the coding sequence GTGAGCCGCTTCCGTCTGTCCTCATGGGGCGGCCGCTTCGGGCTCGCCGTGGCCATGCTGTGGCTCCTCACGGCGCTCCTGGCACCGGTGCTCGCGCCATACGCTCCGGACCGCATCGACCTGTCCTCGGAGCTGGCGCCTCCGGGTGCCGCGCATCTTCTGGGCGCGGGAGAGAACGGCATCGACGTCCTCACCCACGTCCTCTACGGCGCCCGCGTGTCGCTGCTCGTCTCCGTGTTCGCCGTGGCCCTCTCCGGCCTCATCGGAGTGACGCTGGGAGGCATCGCCGGCTACGCGGGCGGCTGGGTGGACGAGGTGCTCATGCGCATCGTCGACGTGCTGCTCGCCTTCCCCGGCATCCTGCTGGCGCTGTTCATCACCTCGGTGCTGGGCCCCGGCCTGTCCAACGTCATCTTCGCCCTCTCCTTCACCGGCTGGACGGGCTACGCGCGGCTCGCTCGCGGACAGGTGCTCACCCTTCGCGAGCGCGAGTATGTCCAGGCCGCTCGCGCCCTCGGCAGTGGCCCCGGACGCATCCTCGTCCACCACCTGCTCCCCAACGCCGCCGGGCCGCTGCTCGTGCAGGCCACCTTCGCGCTGCCGGGTGCCATTCTCGCCGAGGCCTCGCTGAGCTTCCTCGGCCTCGGCGTCCCTCCCGGCACGCCGTCCTGGGGCGCCCTCGTGGACCAGGGCACGCAGTACCTCCTCGTCGCCCCGCACGTGGCCCTCTTCCCCGGCGCGGCGCTGGCCCTCACCGTGCTGGGCTTCAACCTGCTCGGGGACGCACTGAGGGATGCGCTGGACCCGCGCCACACGGAGCGATAA
- a CDS encoding succinate dehydrogenase → MSSQAAVAVPTKTPLLKSRLGSFLAVVPLSIWVINHIWDNLAAFRGAAAWESSVTTYSNPFGQAFTFVIVILPLLIHTVWGIGRLFSFKPNNGRYNNYGNLKYLVQRISAVGVLAFLGAHIWLAFLHPRLVEGHAEPFSDIAREMHHHLPTLIVYLLGTLGTAYHLANGLQGFAMAWGLFASERSMRRFEPYAIGLFLLLTAMSWGVIYALYTAGASMSPEGISMLVR, encoded by the coding sequence ATGAGCAGCCAAGCCGCCGTAGCCGTACCGACGAAGACTCCGCTCCTCAAGTCCCGCCTGGGCTCGTTCCTGGCGGTGGTGCCCCTGTCCATCTGGGTCATCAACCACATCTGGGACAACCTCGCCGCCTTCAGGGGCGCCGCGGCGTGGGAGTCGTCCGTCACGACGTACTCCAACCCCTTCGGGCAGGCCTTCACCTTCGTCATCGTCATCCTGCCGCTGCTCATCCACACGGTGTGGGGCATTGGCCGGCTGTTCAGCTTCAAGCCCAACAACGGCCGCTACAACAACTACGGCAACCTCAAGTACCTCGTGCAGCGCATCAGCGCGGTGGGCGTCCTCGCCTTCCTCGGCGCCCACATCTGGCTGGCCTTCCTGCACCCGCGCCTGGTGGAGGGCCACGCGGAGCCCTTCTCCGACATCGCCCGGGAGATGCACCACCACCTGCCCACGCTCATCGTCTACCTGCTGGGCACGCTGGGCACCGCGTACCACCTGGCCAACGGCCTCCAGGGCTTCGCCATGGCCTGGGGCCTCTTCGCCAGCGAGCGCTCCATGCGCCGCTTCGAGCCGTACGCCATCGGCCTCTTCCTGCTCCTGACGGCGATGAGCTGGGGCGTCATCTACGCGCTCTACACCGCTGGCGCGAGCATGAGCCCCGAAGGCATCTCCATGCTGGTGCGGTGA
- a CDS encoding ABC transporter substrate-binding protein, with the protein MILESPPDSLDDRFALTANGQRLAALMTPGLLAFDDASQPVPVLAESFREVSPTLMEFTLRPGLTFHDGTALTAEDVKATFDGLRDAKVRSPRAERFAVLERVEVVDARTVRFHLKRPYAPLLAELSVGILPAERTGADGVVAQGEHPVGAGPFRFESHPDEEHLTLVPFEGWYAGAPALPRLRFRVVRDETTRVLELLKGRADLAVNVVSPAVLPVLEREPHLRVLSRPGTGFAYVGLNLREGPLADVRVRRALCHLVDVGPVVEHKLHGRARPSAGLLPRANWAWAESAGCEYSPEEAARLLDEAGYPDPDGPGGRPRLTLSLKTSTDRLRRAVGLVLKEQLARGGVEVEVRALEFGTFFEDVRRGRFELFTLKWASVMEPDLLRGAFDSANVPGPENNWGGFNRGGLKDATLDALLEEASRAPREERKALYAEAQRRLDALMPILPLWHEDSVAVVSTRLEGFEPSAHGLLTPLARARLATGSRERAP; encoded by the coding sequence GTGATTCTGGAATCACCGCCGGACAGCCTGGATGACCGGTTCGCTTTGACGGCCAACGGTCAGCGGCTGGCGGCGCTGATGACGCCCGGGCTGCTGGCCTTCGACGACGCGAGCCAGCCGGTGCCGGTGCTGGCCGAGTCCTTCCGCGAGGTGTCCCCCACCCTGATGGAGTTCACCCTGCGCCCGGGGCTCACCTTCCACGACGGCACCGCGCTGACGGCGGAGGACGTGAAGGCGACGTTCGACGGGCTGCGCGACGCGAAGGTCCGCAGCCCGAGGGCGGAGCGGTTCGCGGTGCTGGAACGGGTGGAGGTGGTGGACGCGCGCACGGTGCGCTTCCACTTGAAGCGCCCCTATGCGCCGCTGCTCGCGGAGTTGTCGGTGGGAATCCTCCCCGCCGAGCGCACGGGCGCGGACGGCGTGGTGGCGCAGGGCGAGCACCCGGTGGGCGCGGGCCCGTTCCGCTTCGAGTCGCATCCGGACGAGGAGCACCTGACGCTGGTGCCCTTCGAGGGCTGGTACGCCGGGGCGCCCGCCCTGCCCCGGCTGCGCTTCCGCGTGGTGCGCGACGAGACGACGCGGGTGCTGGAGTTGCTGAAGGGGCGCGCGGACCTGGCGGTCAACGTGGTGTCTCCGGCGGTGCTGCCGGTGCTGGAGCGGGAGCCGCACCTGCGCGTGCTGTCCCGGCCGGGCACGGGCTTCGCGTACGTGGGCCTCAACCTGCGCGAGGGCCCGCTGGCGGACGTGCGCGTGCGGCGGGCGCTGTGTCACCTCGTGGACGTGGGGCCGGTGGTGGAGCACAAGCTGCACGGGCGGGCTCGGCCTTCAGCGGGACTGCTGCCTCGCGCGAACTGGGCGTGGGCGGAGTCGGCCGGGTGTGAGTACTCGCCCGAGGAGGCCGCGCGGCTGCTCGATGAAGCGGGGTATCCGGACCCGGACGGGCCCGGGGGCAGGCCCCGGCTGACGCTGTCGTTGAAGACGAGCACGGACCGGCTGCGCCGCGCGGTGGGGCTGGTGCTGAAGGAGCAGTTGGCTCGAGGTGGTGTGGAGGTGGAGGTTCGCGCGCTGGAGTTCGGCACGTTCTTCGAGGACGTGCGCCGGGGACGGTTCGAGCTGTTCACGCTCAAGTGGGCGTCCGTCATGGAGCCGGACCTGCTGCGCGGTGCGTTCGACTCGGCGAATGTGCCCGGGCCGGAGAACAACTGGGGTGGCTTCAATCGGGGCGGGCTGAAGGATGCGACGTTGGACGCGTTGCTGGAGGAAGCGTCGCGTGCACCGCGCGAGGAACGGAAGGCGCTGTATGCGGAGGCACAGCGCAGGCTGGACGCGCTGATGCCCATTCTTCCGCTGTGGCATGAGGACAGTGTCGCCGTGGTGTCGACACGACTGGAGGGCTTCGAGCCGAGTGCGCATGGACTGCTCACTCCGCTGGCCCGTGCTCGGCTGGCGACAGGTTCGCGGGAGCGCGCACCGTGA
- the hslO gene encoding Hsp33 family molecular chaperone HslO produces the protein MSDELVSGLLKQTDLRVVLATTTALSRQARATHGTAPAAAALLSQALTAAALLGALQKHDARINLQVECDGPLRGLFVDGDASGLVRGYVKNLHVEYVGGEGQYHWRPVLGNKGFLSVLRDLGGGEYYRSAVELVHFDLAADMERYLHQSDQLPSHLLLAQLPSEANGATEALGTVAGLLVQPLPNGDMDTFKELGIRLRRDFASALQAHAASGATAVLRALLPESDFEVMSRYPLRFGCSCSKDRVKRALLAMGREELTDLLEKEGQAEATCQFCTTRYVIPGEEIRAMLADGAI, from the coding sequence ATGTCTGATGAGCTCGTCAGTGGATTGTTGAAGCAGACGGACCTGCGCGTGGTGCTGGCCACCACCACGGCGCTGTCCCGTCAGGCGCGTGCCACCCATGGCACCGCTCCCGCCGCCGCGGCCCTCCTGTCGCAGGCGCTCACCGCCGCCGCCCTGCTGGGCGCCCTCCAGAAGCACGACGCCCGCATCAACCTCCAGGTGGAGTGCGACGGCCCGCTGCGCGGCCTCTTCGTGGACGGCGACGCCTCGGGCCTCGTGCGTGGCTACGTGAAGAACCTCCACGTGGAGTACGTGGGCGGCGAGGGCCAGTACCACTGGCGTCCCGTGCTGGGGAACAAGGGCTTCCTGTCCGTGCTGCGCGACCTGGGCGGCGGCGAGTACTACCGCTCCGCGGTGGAGTTGGTGCACTTCGACCTCGCGGCGGACATGGAGCGCTACCTCCACCAGTCGGATCAGCTCCCCTCGCACCTGCTGCTCGCCCAGCTGCCCTCCGAGGCCAATGGCGCGACGGAGGCGCTGGGCACCGTCGCGGGCCTGCTCGTACAGCCGCTCCCCAACGGGGACATGGACACGTTCAAGGAGCTGGGCATCCGGCTGCGCCGCGACTTCGCCTCCGCGCTGCAGGCGCATGCGGCCTCTGGCGCCACGGCGGTGCTGCGCGCCCTGTTGCCCGAGTCTGACTTCGAGGTGATGTCGCGTTATCCGCTGCGCTTCGGTTGCTCGTGCAGCAAGGACCGCGTGAAGCGCGCGCTGCTCGCCATGGGCCGCGAGGAGCTGACGGACCTGCTGGAGAAGGAAGGCCAGGCGGAGGCGACGTGCCAGTTCTGCACGACGCGCTACGTCATTCCAGGAGAGGAAATTCGCGCCATGCTGGCGGACGGCGCGATTTGA
- the dacB gene encoding D-alanyl-D-alanine carboxypeptidase/D-alanyl-D-alanine endopeptidase, translating into MQVHRASPFLAAAAIIFLTLPSAALSAPPSAEKRADREALKQALMDVLNRTALKASRVGVQMQSLDDGAIVFSHNADELLNPASNVKLVTSAAALASLGPEFRYDTEFLVDSELASDGKVKTLYVRGKGDPTMTSERLWGVVAELWHAGVREVGDIIVDDSWFDAERTPPGYDQEDSDRAYMAPTGALSLNWNAAAIYLRPGNAPGAKGTVEMEPPSDYFVIENQLTTGSARARRVSVTSDPSGPSQKIVVRGQLPNERGGAVSVWKKIDNPPMYYGQTLKQMLGTRGVKVKGKVKVGLAPSKAKMLYVSQSDTFDLVLKRMNKLSSNFVAEQMLKTMGAELKGAPGSFTKGVEVVEQFLEREVGIPRGTYVMKNGSGLNDANRFSTAQINRLLRYMNERFPFAPEYMSSVPIAGKDGTLKYRFEGSDAVGRLRAKTGTLESVSALSGYVTSAGGERFTFSIIANDFAGRVGPIVAGLDALGAAVAATGSSLGPSNAVAALADNGRPAGAINDVAARIKTYLDLGKQRDQRNIGFLRTAWRSERDPAVRAVLAESLYQSNPHDYLGARTLLDSYAATGEVYGRLREVARVLSVDVPGVSSMVELAAGGNTEALARVLELAGASGTDAQAQQEMSEALGEVARTAPEELVVALRGANAGDRDASTTLLARALVQAGQADHPFWKSLRRTLGATDPQLAAFARSLDSTLSQKVAEAKAPPKDGMVPVNVVAPAGNAPRTGNPTAETRPGG; encoded by the coding sequence GTGCAGGTCCATCGAGCCAGCCCCTTCTTGGCCGCAGCAGCCATCATTTTCCTCACACTCCCGAGCGCCGCGCTGTCGGCGCCTCCGTCCGCGGAAAAGCGCGCGGACCGCGAGGCGCTGAAGCAGGCCTTGATGGATGTGCTCAACCGCACGGCGCTGAAGGCCAGTCGCGTGGGCGTCCAGATGCAGAGCCTGGACGACGGCGCCATCGTCTTCAGCCACAACGCGGACGAGCTGCTCAACCCGGCGTCCAACGTGAAGCTGGTGACGTCCGCGGCCGCGCTCGCGTCGCTCGGGCCCGAGTTCCGCTACGACACCGAGTTCCTGGTGGATTCGGAGCTGGCCTCGGACGGCAAGGTGAAGACGCTCTACGTGCGCGGCAAGGGCGACCCGACCATGACGTCCGAGCGCCTCTGGGGCGTCGTCGCCGAGCTGTGGCACGCGGGCGTGCGCGAGGTCGGCGACATCATCGTGGACGACTCGTGGTTCGACGCCGAGCGCACGCCGCCCGGGTATGACCAGGAGGACTCGGACCGCGCGTACATGGCGCCCACCGGCGCGCTGAGCCTCAACTGGAACGCGGCCGCCATCTACCTGCGCCCCGGCAACGCCCCCGGCGCCAAGGGCACGGTGGAGATGGAGCCGCCCAGCGACTACTTCGTCATCGAGAACCAGCTCACCACGGGCTCGGCGCGCGCGCGCCGCGTGTCCGTGACGTCGGACCCGTCCGGACCGAGCCAGAAGATTGTCGTGCGCGGCCAGCTCCCCAACGAGCGCGGCGGCGCGGTGAGCGTGTGGAAGAAAATCGACAACCCGCCCATGTACTACGGGCAGACGCTCAAGCAGATGCTGGGCACCCGCGGCGTGAAGGTGAAGGGCAAGGTGAAGGTCGGCCTCGCGCCGTCGAAGGCGAAGATGCTGTACGTGTCCCAGTCGGACACGTTCGACCTCGTGCTCAAGCGCATGAACAAGCTCTCCAGCAACTTCGTCGCCGAGCAGATGCTCAAGACGATGGGCGCGGAGCTCAAGGGCGCGCCGGGCTCGTTCACCAAGGGCGTGGAGGTGGTGGAGCAGTTCCTCGAGCGCGAGGTGGGCATCCCCCGCGGCACCTACGTCATGAAGAACGGCAGCGGCCTCAACGACGCCAACCGCTTCTCCACGGCGCAAATCAACCGCCTGCTGCGCTACATGAACGAGCGCTTCCCGTTCGCCCCCGAGTACATGTCGTCCGTGCCGATTGCAGGCAAGGACGGCACGCTGAAGTACCGCTTCGAGGGCAGCGACGCGGTGGGCCGCCTGCGCGCCAAGACGGGCACGCTGGAGAGCGTCTCCGCGCTCAGCGGCTACGTGACGAGCGCGGGCGGTGAGCGCTTCACCTTCTCCATCATCGCCAACGACTTCGCGGGCCGCGTCGGTCCCATCGTCGCGGGCCTGGACGCGCTGGGCGCCGCGGTGGCCGCCACCGGCTCCAGCCTGGGGCCCTCCAACGCGGTGGCCGCGCTGGCGGACAACGGCCGTCCGGCCGGAGCCATCAACGACGTGGCCGCGCGCATCAAGACGTACCTGGACCTGGGCAAGCAGCGCGACCAGCGCAACATCGGCTTCCTCCGCACCGCGTGGCGCAGCGAGAGGGACCCGGCGGTGCGCGCGGTGCTCGCGGAGAGCCTCTACCAGTCCAACCCGCACGACTACCTGGGCGCGCGCACGCTGCTGGACAGCTATGCCGCCACCGGCGAAGTGTATGGCCGCCTGAGGGAAGTGGCCCGCGTCCTCTCCGTGGACGTGCCGGGCGTCAGCAGCATGGTGGAGCTGGCCGCCGGCGGTAACACCGAGGCGCTGGCCCGCGTGCTGGAACTGGCGGGCGCCTCCGGGACGGACGCGCAGGCGCAGCAGGAGATGTCCGAGGCGCTGGGCGAGGTGGCCCGCACCGCCCCCGAGGAGCTGGTGGTGGCCCTGCGCGGCGCCAACGCCGGGGACCGCGACGCCTCCACCACGCTCCTGGCCCGCGCGCTGGTGCAGGCCGGCCAGGCGGACCATCCGTTCTGGAAGTCCCTGCGCCGCACGCTGGGCGCCACGGACCCGCAGCTCGCCGCCTTCGCCCGCTCGCTGGACTCCACCCTGTCGCAGAAGGTGGCCGAGGCCAAGGCGCCGCCGAAGGACGGAATGGTGCCGGTGAATGTCGTGGCCCCGGCCGGCAATGCGCCGCGCACCGGCAACCCCACCGCCGAGACGCGTCCCGGCGGGTAG
- a CDS encoding single-stranded DNA-binding protein, with translation MAGGVNKVILIGNLGADPEVRFTPGGQAVANFRIATSESWTDKNGQKQERTEWHRIVVWGKLAELCGEYLKKGRQCYVEGRLQTREWTDKENRKNYTTEVVANAVTFLGGRDAGEGMGGGGGGGRRQSPQQRGGGMDSDYGQPPPMDDSNMGGGPGGNGDDDIPF, from the coding sequence ATGGCTGGAGGCGTGAACAAGGTCATTCTCATCGGCAACCTGGGCGCGGACCCCGAAGTTCGCTTCACCCCGGGAGGCCAGGCGGTGGCGAACTTCCGCATCGCCACCAGCGAGAGCTGGACCGACAAGAATGGCCAGAAGCAGGAGCGGACCGAGTGGCACCGCATCGTCGTCTGGGGAAAGCTCGCGGAGCTCTGCGGCGAGTACCTGAAGAAGGGACGGCAGTGCTACGTCGAGGGCCGCCTGCAGACGCGCGAGTGGACCGACAAGGAGAACCGGAAGAACTACACCACGGAAGTCGTCGCCAACGCGGTGACCTTCCTCGGTGGCCGTGACGCCGGAGAGGGCATGGGCGGTGGCGGCGGTGGTGGTCGCCGGCAGTCGCCCCAGCAGCGCGGCGGCGGCATGGACTCCGACTACGGCCAGCCGCCCCCCATGGACGACAGCAACATGGGCGGTGGCCCCGGCGGCAACGGCGACGACGACATCCCGTTCTAG
- the hpf gene encoding ribosome hibernation-promoting factor, HPF/YfiA family produces MQFNITFRQFGTSDSLKEYAREKVERVNRLLDRAGEAHVVLSLERHLHHADITIHSGAWVLRGREKSDDMYASIDLAMDKIERQLRRYRDKLKTHHGRERVHHRQDLVNHLKVRHAVFEMPDAEELAAIAEASQASGAAPEPRPVAVAPVPSASSVPPSARVVRATHLAVKPLSVDDAVMQMNLMNNDFYVFHNVESDSLCIVYRRKDGQYGLIEPHAPATPAAATGT; encoded by the coding sequence ATGCAGTTCAACATCACCTTCCGTCAATTCGGCACGTCGGATTCCCTCAAGGAGTACGCACGCGAGAAGGTCGAACGGGTGAACCGACTGTTGGACCGGGCCGGGGAAGCCCACGTGGTGCTCTCGCTGGAGCGCCACCTCCACCATGCGGACATCACCATCCACTCGGGGGCCTGGGTGCTCCGAGGGCGTGAGAAGAGCGACGACATGTACGCGTCCATCGACCTGGCGATGGACAAGATCGAGCGCCAGCTCCGGCGCTACCGGGACAAGCTGAAGACCCATCACGGACGCGAGCGCGTCCACCACCGGCAGGACCTGGTGAACCACCTCAAGGTCCGCCACGCGGTGTTCGAGATGCCGGACGCCGAGGAGTTGGCCGCCATCGCCGAGGCGTCGCAGGCCAGCGGCGCGGCGCCCGAGCCGAGGCCCGTCGCGGTGGCACCCGTGCCGTCCGCCTCCTCCGTGCCTCCCTCCGCGCGCGTCGTCCGGGCGACGCATCTGGCGGTGAAGCCGCTGTCCGTGGACGATGCGGTGATGCAGATGAACCTGATGAACAACGACTTCTACGTCTTCCACAACGTGGAGTCGGACTCGCTGTGCATCGTCTACCGGCGCAAGGATGGACAGTACGGCCTCATCGAGCCTCACGCGCCCGCGACTCCCGCGGCCGCCACGGGCACCTGA
- a CDS encoding PTS sugar transporter subunit IIA: MRIAEFLSPQAVIADMQSRTKPEVLRELSATLVRAHPQLSGDRLVEVLREREKLGSTGIGEGVAIPHGKLPGMAQLQAAFGVSRSGVDFEAIDGRPTHLFFALVAPENSAGVHLKALARISRLFKNPRFRTAILEAPTAADIHALIIQEDARP, translated from the coding sequence GTGAGAATCGCCGAGTTCCTCAGCCCCCAAGCCGTCATCGCCGACATGCAGTCGCGGACGAAGCCGGAGGTCCTTCGCGAGCTGAGCGCCACGCTGGTGCGCGCCCATCCGCAGCTCAGCGGGGACCGCTTGGTGGAGGTGCTCCGCGAGCGTGAGAAGCTGGGCAGCACCGGCATCGGCGAGGGGGTGGCCATTCCCCACGGCAAGCTGCCGGGCATGGCGCAGCTCCAGGCGGCCTTCGGCGTGTCGCGCTCGGGAGTGGACTTCGAGGCCATCGACGGCCGGCCCACCCACCTCTTCTTCGCGCTGGTGGCCCCGGAGAACAGCGCGGGCGTGCACCTGAAGGCGCTGGCCCGCATCTCCCGGCTCTTCAAGAACCCGCGCTTCCGGACGGCCATCCTCGAGGCCCCCACGGCGGCGGACATCCACGCCCTCATCATCCAGGAAGACGCACGGCCCTGA
- a CDS encoding ABC transporter permease: MRRRIGSAMVAMVGALLLVSLFLHIVPGDPVDVMLGEQATEVDRAALRRAIGLDLPWYSQLGVFTQQFVTGELRTSLPPFQRKVLPAIGTALPYTLLLTVASMLVALAVALPLGVAAAARRGTAVDAVAMGTSVAGVALPRFWLGPVLIIVFSLKLDWLPVSGAESWRHLVLPSLTLGTALAAFLARMTRASMLEALREDYVTVARAKGLSPRTVLWKHAFRNALLPLLTVLGLEFGTLLGGAIVTEKVFAWPGMGTLLLTAIEKRDYNTVRATVLVFTLCYVVVNTLTDVAYARVDPRVRRHS, encoded by the coding sequence GTGAGGCGTCGCATCGGGTCCGCGATGGTGGCGATGGTGGGTGCGCTGCTCCTCGTGTCGCTCTTCCTGCACATCGTGCCGGGAGACCCGGTGGATGTGATGCTCGGCGAGCAGGCCACGGAGGTGGACCGCGCGGCCTTGCGGCGCGCGATTGGACTGGATTTGCCGTGGTACTCGCAGCTCGGAGTCTTCACGCAGCAGTTCGTGACTGGAGAGCTGCGCACGTCGCTGCCTCCCTTTCAACGCAAGGTGTTGCCTGCGATTGGCACCGCGCTGCCGTACACGCTGCTGCTCACGGTGGCGTCCATGCTCGTCGCGTTGGCGGTGGCGCTTCCGCTGGGGGTGGCCGCCGCGGCTCGACGGGGCACGGCGGTGGACGCGGTTGCGATGGGCACGTCGGTGGCGGGCGTGGCGCTGCCTCGCTTCTGGCTCGGACCGGTGCTCATCATCGTCTTCTCGTTGAAGCTGGACTGGCTGCCTGTCTCGGGCGCGGAGTCGTGGCGGCATCTGGTGCTGCCGTCTCTCACGCTGGGCACGGCACTGGCCGCGTTCCTCGCGCGGATGACTCGCGCGTCCATGCTGGAGGCACTTCGCGAGGACTACGTCACCGTGGCCCGTGCGAAGGGGCTGTCGCCGCGCACGGTGTTGTGGAAACACGCGTTCCGCAATGCGCTGCTGCCGTTGCTCACCGTGCTGGGCCTGGAGTTCGGCACGCTGCTGGGCGGTGCCATCGTCACCGAGAAGGTCTTCGCGTGGCCAGGCATGGGCACGTTGCTGCTCACCGCGATTGAGAAGCGCGACTACAACACCGTGCGCGCGACGGTGCTCGTGTTCACGCTCTGCTACGTGGTCGTCAATACGCTCACCGACGTGGCGTATGCCCGCGTGGACCCGCGTGTGCGGAGGCACTCATGA
- a CDS encoding Leu/Phe/Val dehydrogenase codes for MSYFTQLLEGGYEAVHLLSDSKTGLRAIVGMHNTRLGPGLGGTRALSTYTSEEEAVADALRLARGMTYKAALAGLPHGGGKAVIMLPRGNFDRAKLFESFGRAVESLGGRYITTEDSGTSPDDMEYVRKHTKYVVGLKERSGDPSPVTAYGVARAMEATAKHVFGRPDLKGLRVTVLGVGHVGMYLVKELHERGAKVWVSDINAASVEHAVKHYGATAVTADELHRMEADVYAPCALGGAINDTTLPMLRVKAVCGAANNQLLTTRHGEQLARRGILYVPDYAANAGGLINVAQEWAGYDRDKAYARASHIFDTIDTVLTRAKDSGLRPEQVADRMVEEKLSA; via the coding sequence ATGAGCTACTTCACGCAACTGCTCGAGGGCGGCTACGAGGCCGTCCATCTTCTCAGCGATTCCAAGACGGGCCTGCGGGCCATCGTCGGCATGCACAACACGCGGCTGGGGCCTGGCCTGGGCGGCACGCGCGCGCTGTCGACGTACACCAGCGAGGAGGAGGCCGTCGCGGACGCGCTCCGGCTCGCGCGCGGCATGACGTACAAGGCGGCGCTCGCCGGCCTGCCGCACGGTGGCGGCAAGGCGGTCATCATGCTGCCCCGCGGCAACTTCGACCGGGCGAAGCTCTTCGAGTCCTTTGGCCGCGCGGTGGAGTCGCTCGGTGGCCGCTACATCACCACCGAGGACAGCGGCACCAGCCCGGACGACATGGAGTACGTCCGGAAGCACACGAAGTACGTCGTGGGCCTGAAGGAGCGCAGCGGTGACCCGTCGCCGGTGACGGCATACGGCGTGGCGCGCGCCATGGAGGCCACGGCGAAGCACGTCTTCGGCCGCCCGGACCTCAAGGGCCTGCGCGTCACCGTGCTGGGCGTGGGCCACGTGGGCATGTACCTCGTGAAGGAACTGCACGAGCGCGGCGCCAAGGTGTGGGTGAGCGACATCAACGCCGCGAGCGTGGAGCACGCCGTGAAGCACTACGGCGCCACGGCGGTGACGGCGGACGAGCTGCACCGCATGGAGGCGGACGTCTACGCCCCCTGCGCGCTGGGCGGGGCCATCAACGACACCACGCTGCCGATGCTGCGCGTGAAGGCGGTGTGTGGCGCGGCCAACAATCAGCTCCTCACGACGCGTCATGGCGAGCAGTTGGCCAGGCGCGGCATCCTCTACGTGCCGGACTATGCGGCCAATGCCGGCGGCCTCATCAACGTGGCCCAGGAGTGGGCGGGGTACGACCGGGACAAGGCCTACGCCCGCGCCTCGCACATCTTCGACACCATCGACACGGTGTTGACGCGCGCGAAGGACTCCGGGCTGCGCCCCGAGCAGGTCGCCGACCGCATGGTCGAAGAGAAGCTCTCCGCCTGA